In one Candidatus Planktophila vernalis genomic region, the following are encoded:
- a CDS encoding CarD family transcriptional regulator → MTFKVGETVVYPHHGAALIEAIETRVIKGEEKTYLVLKVAQGDLTVRVPAENVDLVGVRDVVDSAGLDRVFNVLRQPYTEEPTNWSRRYKANLEKLASGDVIKVAEVVRDLYRRDLDRGLSAGEKRMLAKAKQILISELALAERTDEEKAAVILDEVLAS, encoded by the coding sequence ATGACATTTAAGGTCGGCGAAACCGTTGTTTATCCTCATCACGGGGCTGCATTAATCGAAGCTATTGAAACTCGCGTGATCAAGGGTGAGGAAAAGACCTACCTAGTGTTAAAAGTTGCTCAAGGCGATTTAACCGTTCGAGTTCCTGCAGAAAATGTGGATCTTGTCGGCGTTCGCGATGTCGTTGATTCTGCTGGCCTAGACCGTGTATTTAACGTGTTGCGCCAGCCATACACAGAAGAGCCAACTAACTGGTCACGTCGTTACAAGGCAAACCTAGAAAAGCTCGCCTCAGGTGATGTTATTAAGGTTGCTGAAGTTGTTCGCGATTTGTATCGCCGCGACTTAGACCGTGGTCTATCAGCTGGTGAAAAGCGCATGCTCGCCAAGGCGAAGCAGATCCTTATCTCAGAGCTAGCTCTTGCAGAGCGCACTGATGAAGAAAAGGCTGCAGTAATCCTTGACGAGGTTCTCGCTTCCTAA
- a CDS encoding Fur family transcriptional regulator, giving the protein MADKHELRDKGLRLTPQRELVLAAVRALGHSTPEEVAEKVRLTHPGINLSTVYRNLETLENVGLVQHTHLGHGGATYHAAEELTHLHLVCGKCEAVGDAPLDVASTFVNALSDDYGFKTDVSHFAIYGTCSNCQ; this is encoded by the coding sequence ATGGCTGATAAGCACGAACTGCGCGATAAAGGATTACGTTTAACACCACAACGTGAACTAGTCCTTGCTGCTGTGCGCGCACTTGGGCATTCAACCCCTGAAGAAGTGGCAGAGAAGGTACGTCTGACCCATCCAGGAATTAATCTTTCAACTGTCTATCGCAACCTAGAAACTCTAGAAAATGTTGGTTTAGTTCAACACACTCACCTAGGCCATGGCGGTGCTACTTATCACGCAGCTGAAGAGCTGACCCATCTGCACTTAGTGTGTGGAAAGTGTGAGGCTGTAGGAGATGCACCATTAGATGTTGCTTCTACTTTTGTTAACGCACTCTCAGATGACTATGGTTTTAAGACAGATGTTTCACACTTTGCAATCTATGGAACCTGCTCTAACTGTCAATGA
- the mshA gene encoding D-inositol-3-phosphate glycosyltransferase, which produces MNGRIATLMVHTSPLDQPGIGDAGGMNIYVVEAAQRMAAMGVEVDIFTRRTNPDQAEIVEISKGVRVRHFACGHGALTKEELPAHINGLSKEFLRILKEENYDVIHSHYWISGKVAMAASKELGIPLVHTMHTMARVKNLNLAEGESPEPMIRVQGETQVVAAAQALVANTDAEAASLVSLYDACPDIVHVVTPGVDLYTFTPGEGKVGAREFVGIDADALVVSFVGRIQPHKGPEVLIRATSELVKHSPHLRPKLVINIIGGASGANTEEVERLQELTTWLGIDDVVRFMPPTQRADLPQWYRAADLVCVPSYSESFGLVALEAQACGTPVVATAVGGLRTAVADGISGVLVDGHDAKAWSSVIARLLLEPQRRVLLSMGAIEHASHFGWDTTARGTLDIYDLVITENNAARKIAGE; this is translated from the coding sequence ATGAACGGGCGCATTGCAACCTTGATGGTGCACACATCACCTCTGGATCAACCAGGTATTGGTGATGCTGGTGGCATGAACATCTATGTTGTTGAAGCTGCCCAGCGCATGGCTGCCATGGGTGTGGAAGTAGATATCTTCACTCGCAGAACTAATCCTGATCAAGCAGAGATTGTTGAAATCTCTAAAGGTGTGCGCGTTCGACACTTTGCCTGTGGTCACGGGGCGTTAACTAAAGAAGAACTACCTGCCCACATCAATGGTTTATCTAAAGAGTTCTTACGTATTCTTAAAGAAGAAAACTACGACGTTATCCATTCTCATTACTGGATCTCTGGCAAAGTAGCTATGGCTGCATCTAAAGAGCTAGGTATTCCACTTGTTCACACCATGCACACAATGGCACGAGTGAAGAATTTGAACTTAGCTGAAGGTGAAAGCCCAGAGCCAATGATTCGCGTGCAGGGTGAGACTCAAGTGGTTGCTGCAGCACAGGCCCTGGTTGCTAACACTGATGCTGAAGCTGCCAGCCTTGTTTCACTCTATGATGCCTGTCCAGATATCGTCCATGTTGTTACACCGGGTGTTGATCTCTACACATTCACCCCAGGAGAAGGAAAAGTAGGAGCCCGTGAGTTTGTTGGAATAGATGCAGATGCTTTAGTTGTGAGCTTTGTGGGTCGCATTCAGCCACATAAGGGTCCTGAAGTTTTGATCCGTGCAACATCTGAACTTGTTAAGCACTCACCACATCTTCGCCCCAAGTTAGTTATCAACATTATTGGCGGAGCTTCGGGTGCTAATACTGAAGAAGTAGAGCGTTTGCAGGAGTTAACTACATGGCTTGGAATAGATGATGTTGTGAGGTTCATGCCTCCCACACAACGTGCTGATCTGCCACAGTGGTATCGCGCAGCAGATTTAGTATGCGTTCCTAGTTATTCAGAAAGCTTTGGTTTAGTTGCACTTGAAGCACAGGCCTGTGGCACACCAGTAGTTGCAACAGCTGTTGGCGGCCTTCGCACCGCAGTGGCCGATGGTATTTCTGGTGTTCTAGTTGATGGCCATGATGCAAAGGCCTGGTCTTCAGTTATTGCGCGTCTTTTACTTGAACCACAGCGCCGCGTGCTTTTATCAATGGGTGCCATTGAGCATGCATCCCACTTTGGTTGGGACACAACGGCCCGTGGCACGCTAGATATTTATGACCTTGTTATTACTGAAAATAACGCAGCGCGCAAAATCGCAGGAGAGTAA
- a CDS encoding YgfZ/GcvT domain-containing protein, with protein MSAVLVEDGPDKGAIWHFGEPVKEQRAIEAGTAWADLSHLSVIAVDGEDRLKWLHDLTTQFLTDLQAGIWKPAMILDPQGHVEYQFNLVDDGTTTFLVLDASYAEALVAYLSKMRFMLKVDVRDATSEFAVLRAPGATTDIGGPFALVPRAEVAQMAQAFNAVATQVGTWALDAERVAAGRPRIGFETDHKTIPNEIGVLNGAVHMNKGCYRGQETVAKVFNLGNPPRRLTMLHLDGSDVGFPATGTKIENDGVVVGFIGTVARHHELGTIALAIVKRNTPLDATLSVDGIAAAQQPIV; from the coding sequence ATGAGTGCGGTATTAGTTGAAGATGGTCCTGATAAAGGCGCAATTTGGCATTTTGGTGAACCAGTAAAAGAACAAAGAGCTATCGAGGCAGGAACTGCCTGGGCAGATCTTTCACATCTTTCAGTCATTGCAGTTGATGGCGAAGATCGCCTGAAGTGGTTGCATGATTTAACAACACAGTTTTTAACAGATCTTCAGGCTGGTATCTGGAAGCCTGCAATGATTTTGGATCCACAGGGCCACGTTGAGTATCAATTCAACTTAGTTGATGATGGAACAACCACTTTTCTTGTACTGGATGCCAGCTATGCAGAGGCTTTGGTTGCATACCTGAGCAAAATGAGATTCATGCTCAAGGTAGATGTGCGGGATGCAACAAGTGAGTTTGCTGTTCTTCGCGCACCAGGTGCAACAACAGATATTGGTGGACCTTTTGCATTAGTGCCAAGAGCAGAAGTTGCGCAGATGGCACAGGCTTTTAACGCTGTGGCTACACAAGTGGGCACATGGGCACTTGATGCCGAGCGCGTTGCTGCAGGACGTCCACGTATTGGTTTTGAAACTGATCACAAAACAATTCCTAATGAGATCGGTGTCTTAAATGGCGCTGTGCATATGAATAAGGGTTGCTACCGGGGACAAGAAACTGTGGCCAAGGTATTTAACTTAGGTAATCCGCCTCGCAGATTAACCATGCTCCACCTCGATGGCAGTGATGTGGGATTTCCAGCAACCGGGACAAAGATTGAAAATGATGGCGTTGTAGTTGGTTTTATTGGCACTGTGGCAAGACACCATGAACTGGGCACTATTGCCCTTGCTATCGTGAAGCGAAATACACCGTTGGATGCCACGCTAAGCGTTGATGGAATTGCAGCAGCGCAGCAACCTATTGTTTAA
- a CDS encoding phosphoglyceromutase yields the protein MSSYELILLRHGESEWNAKNLFTGWVDVRLSAKGEDEARRGGGLLAERGLLPDLLHTSLLRRAIHTSQLALDACDRHWIPVKRSWRLNERHYGALQGKDKAQTLAQYGEEQFQLWRRSFDVPPPAIDDNDEFSQAKDARYADISAPKTECLKDVIERMLPYWHESIVPDLKAGKRVLVTAHGNSLRALVKHLDGISDADIAGLNIPTGIPLLYTLNADLTPTVKGGEYLDPEAAKEAIAAVANQGKK from the coding sequence ATGAGCAGCTACGAACTAATCCTTTTGCGCCACGGAGAATCAGAGTGGAATGCCAAGAATCTCTTTACAGGTTGGGTCGATGTGCGCCTTTCTGCAAAGGGTGAAGATGAAGCGCGCCGTGGTGGTGGGCTATTGGCTGAGCGAGGATTACTTCCAGATCTTCTTCACACATCATTACTACGCCGTGCTATTCACACATCTCAGTTAGCCTTAGATGCATGTGATCGTCACTGGATTCCAGTTAAGCGCTCATGGAGATTAAACGAGCGTCACTACGGGGCCCTTCAAGGAAAAGATAAAGCCCAGACTCTTGCTCAATATGGCGAAGAACAGTTCCAGCTATGGCGCCGCTCTTTTGATGTGCCACCACCTGCTATTGATGACAATGATGAGTTTTCACAGGCTAAAGATGCGCGCTATGCCGACATCAGCGCCCCTAAGACTGAGTGCCTTAAAGATGTCATTGAGCGCATGTTGCCGTACTGGCATGAATCAATTGTTCCGGACCTTAAGGCCGGCAAGCGAGTGCTTGTGACTGCCCATGGAAACTCACTGCGCGCATTGGTTAAGCACCTCGATGGAATTAGCGATGCTGATATTGCTGGATTAAATATCCCAACTGGAATTCCACTCCTATACACACTCAATGCTGATCTAACACCAACTGTTAAGGGCGGAGAGTATTTAGATCCTGAGGCAGCTAAAGAGGCTATTGCTGCAGTTGCTAACCAGGGAAAGAAGTAA
- a CDS encoding YbjN domain-containing protein: MAAIDPRFTIEEFLDSHDLEFERKDAHTFLVTLPGEKKLQTHLALIVGDHSLSINAFVIRKPDDNEAAVHAWCMAKNASLYGIAFAINEVRDIFLVGRLPLSAVTDREIDRLVGSVLQISDSSFNPLIELGFANAIRREWAWRVSRGESLANLDAFKHLV; encoded by the coding sequence ATGGCTGCGATCGACCCACGTTTTACTATTGAAGAGTTCCTTGATTCTCATGATTTAGAGTTTGAGCGCAAAGATGCACATACTTTCCTGGTTACATTGCCAGGGGAGAAGAAATTACAAACTCACCTTGCACTCATAGTTGGTGATCATTCTTTAAGTATTAACGCCTTCGTTATCCGAAAGCCTGATGACAATGAGGCGGCGGTGCATGCATGGTGCATGGCAAAGAATGCATCCCTCTATGGAATTGCTTTTGCTATCAATGAAGTGCGAGATATTTTCCTTGTGGGGCGCTTGCCGCTATCAGCTGTTACTGATCGTGAGATTGATCGTTTAGTGGGATCAGTGCTTCAAATCTCTGATTCATCCTTTAATCCACTTATTGAACTTGGATTTGCTAATGCAATTCGCCGTGAGTGGGCTTGGCGCGTTTCACGCGGGGAGTCACTGGCCAATTTAGATGCTTTCAAACATTTGGTTTAG
- a CDS encoding asparaginase translates to MLGEVLAEVTRGGKVESVHAGHVVVLNADGSIAFQKGDPTLPMYSRSSLKSIQASAMVRAGLDLEPRLLALVCASHAGTQMHQSGALAILAKADLDEHSLQCVMDRPLDEELRRTAQPTRLAMNCSGKHSGMILTCHINGWPIDSYLSPEHPLQLAIAKEVEMMSGERISNTTVDGCGAPLFMFSLLGLARAVRQLTISTDPVHQSVAAACREFPEMVSGQGRLATRMMQNIEGLFMKDGAEGFNVASMPDGRTLAIKISDGTSRALPAVTAAALKILGVEAGEVEESTYGGGKSVGSIRATF, encoded by the coding sequence ATGTTAGGTGAAGTCCTAGCCGAAGTAACACGAGGCGGGAAAGTGGAATCTGTTCATGCAGGCCACGTTGTTGTTTTAAATGCTGATGGCTCAATCGCTTTTCAAAAAGGCGATCCAACTCTGCCTATGTATTCACGCTCTTCACTTAAATCTATTCAAGCATCAGCGATGGTGCGCGCAGGCCTTGATTTAGAACCACGTTTATTGGCTCTGGTGTGCGCTTCCCATGCTGGCACACAGATGCACCAAAGCGGAGCGCTCGCCATATTGGCAAAGGCTGATTTAGATGAGCATTCACTGCAATGTGTGATGGATAGACCATTAGATGAAGAGCTGCGCAGAACGGCGCAGCCCACACGACTTGCCATGAACTGCAGCGGTAAGCATTCAGGAATGATTCTGACGTGTCATATCAATGGTTGGCCTATTGATTCTTATTTGAGCCCAGAGCATCCACTGCAATTAGCTATTGCTAAAGAAGTAGAGATGATGAGTGGTGAAAGAATTAGTAACACCACCGTTGATGGTTGTGGGGCTCCGCTATTTATGTTTTCTCTGCTTGGTTTAGCAAGAGCAGTTCGTCAATTAACTATTTCAACTGATCCTGTGCACCAAAGCGTTGCGGCAGCTTGTAGAGAGTTTCCAGAAATGGTTTCAGGTCAAGGTCGTCTTGCAACGAGAATGATGCAAAACATTGAAGGTCTGTTTATGAAAGATGGCGCAGAAGGTTTCAATGTTGCATCAATGCCAGATGGGCGCACATTAGCCATCAAGATCAGTGATGGAACTTCGCGGGCATTGCCTGCAGTTACTGCAGCTGCGCTAAAGATTCTTGGCGTGGAAGCGGGCGAGGTCGAAGAAAGTACATACGGTGGAGGCAAGAGCGTGGGGAGCATTCGCGCAACCTTCTAA
- a CDS encoding SGNH/GDSL hydrolase family protein: MIYTRFIALGDSYTEGMSDEKLHGNYRGWADRVADGMAKAHPDFTYANLAIRGKLVRQVLDEQIEAALAQVTGPETLISFHAGANDVIRPGYKAEIVLKQYADAVRRLAASGATILLFTVLERTGNSGRSAKMWEERFGGFNRNVRAVAQEVGAIIADANEEPAFSDKRFLAFDRLHLNALGHERVADAVLELLELPFDAGWRDPLPPAKPEPKVFKVVVTILWFITFALPWMWRRARGKSSGDGRSCKYPIAIGWPLNLD, encoded by the coding sequence GTGATTTACACTCGTTTTATCGCACTCGGTGATTCCTATACCGAGGGTATGTCTGATGAAAAACTACATGGCAACTACCGTGGTTGGGCAGATCGCGTTGCAGATGGCATGGCAAAAGCCCATCCAGATTTCACCTATGCCAACTTAGCTATTCGCGGCAAACTTGTTAGACAAGTTTTAGATGAACAAATTGAAGCTGCGTTAGCCCAAGTAACTGGACCTGAAACTCTTATCTCTTTTCACGCCGGTGCAAATGATGTTATTCGACCTGGATACAAAGCTGAGATTGTTTTAAAACAATATGCCGATGCCGTGAGACGTTTGGCTGCATCAGGTGCAACGATTTTGCTCTTTACTGTTTTAGAGCGCACAGGAAACTCAGGACGCTCTGCCAAGATGTGGGAAGAGCGCTTTGGTGGGTTTAATCGAAATGTTCGAGCCGTTGCACAAGAAGTTGGCGCAATCATTGCTGATGCAAATGAAGAACCAGCATTTAGCGATAAGAGATTTTTAGCCTTTGATCGCTTGCACTTAAATGCTCTGGGTCATGAACGTGTTGCAGATGCAGTACTTGAACTTCTAGAACTTCCCTTTGATGCTGGGTGGCGTGATCCTTTGCCACCGGCAAAGCCTGAACCTAAGGTATTTAAAGTAGTAGTGACTATTTTGTGGTTTATTACTTTTGCTCTGCCATGGATGTGGCGACGTGCACGCGGTAAATCATCAGGAGATGGTCGAAGCTGCAAATATCCAATTGCCATTGGTTGGCCACTGAATTTAGATTGA
- the ispD gene encoding 2-C-methyl-D-erythritol 4-phosphate cytidylyltransferase — MSISAIIAAAGSGERFGAGIPKALIQLADRTLLEHAVSSLAPVADQIIVTTPIGFEKQISELLGDGIVVVTGGATRSASVRNGLAVATGDYVLVHDAARALASTDLATRVIAQLQNGEVAVVPALAVVDTIKVTDSDGFVVSTPDRATLVSIQTPQGFKTSALRDAHASASEATDDAALIEAAGGKVKVIRGEERATKITTPADLNTALSHLGLGKEIRSGIGTDAHAFGEGRDMWLAGLHWPDEQGVEGHSDGDVAAHAICDALFAATGLGDLGSNFGTDRPEYAGASGTRLMQECAALVKKEGFAISNVSVQIIGNRPKIGKRRAEAIAAISSALGGVQVSVSATTTDGMGLTGEGKGIAAIATALVSKQ; from the coding sequence ATGTCTATTAGCGCCATCATCGCTGCCGCTGGCAGTGGTGAAAGATTTGGCGCAGGCATTCCTAAAGCTCTTATCCAATTAGCAGATCGCACTCTGCTTGAACATGCTGTTTCATCCTTAGCCCCTGTTGCTGATCAAATCATTGTCACCACCCCTATCGGCTTTGAAAAACAAATCAGTGAACTACTCGGTGATGGCATTGTTGTTGTTACAGGTGGTGCCACACGCTCTGCCAGTGTCAGAAACGGCCTGGCCGTTGCAACTGGTGATTACGTTTTAGTTCACGATGCTGCCAGAGCACTAGCTAGTACTGATTTAGCAACCCGTGTTATTGCCCAACTCCAGAACGGTGAAGTGGCAGTGGTTCCAGCCTTGGCTGTTGTGGACACAATCAAAGTAACTGATAGCGATGGCTTTGTTGTTTCAACTCCTGATCGCGCAACGCTGGTGAGCATTCAAACTCCACAAGGTTTTAAAACTTCAGCTCTTCGTGATGCACACGCATCTGCAAGTGAGGCAACAGATGATGCCGCACTCATTGAAGCAGCTGGCGGAAAAGTAAAAGTAATTAGAGGTGAAGAGCGAGCAACAAAAATCACTACTCCTGCTGATTTAAACACCGCCCTTTCACACTTAGGTTTAGGCAAAGAGATTCGCAGCGGTATTGGAACTGATGCACATGCATTTGGTGAGGGAAGAGATATGTGGCTGGCTGGTTTGCACTGGCCAGATGAGCAAGGCGTTGAAGGACACTCTGATGGCGATGTTGCTGCCCATGCAATTTGTGATGCCCTCTTTGCTGCAACTGGTTTAGGAGATTTAGGAAGTAATTTTGGAACTGATCGCCCTGAGTATGCAGGTGCTTCTGGAACGCGATTAATGCAAGAGTGCGCAGCGCTAGTGAAAAAAGAAGGCTTTGCTATTTCTAATGTGAGTGTGCAGATCATTGGTAATCGTCCAAAGATCGGTAAGCGCCGAGCTGAAGCAATTGCAGCGATTTCATCTGCTCTGGGTGGCGTGCAGGTTTCAGTCTCTGCAACGACAACTGATGGCATGGGCTTAACTGGTGAAGGCAAAGGCATCGCAGCCATTGCAACTGCTCTGGTTTCTAAGCAGTAG
- the rlmB gene encoding 23S rRNA (guanosine(2251)-2'-O)-methyltransferase RlmB, translating to MAGNSSRKGAIRQSKKGPSAGTGGKNKKRLTGKGPTPKAEDRPYHAAAKRKKAAEKKATRSPSTRSTSPRATTMTRSAPSRALRGDRPRGEIVAGRNAVLEALREAVPATELLVARSIDVDDRVAESLKLALHLGLPIREAHRAEVEGISPNSQGIVLAIKPYQYSSFEEIMSRAKNPALVVALDGVTDPRNLGAIVRSAAAFGAAGVLMTERRAAAMTASAWKASAGAAARMPIAQVTNLARTIDAAKKMGLFVVGLDGESEDTIASMKIAAEPIMIVVGSEGKGLARLTREKCDLVISIPISASTESLNASVATSIALFHIDQARRKG from the coding sequence ATGGCCGGCAATTCATCACGCAAAGGCGCAATTCGCCAATCAAAAAAGGGTCCATCTGCAGGTACTGGTGGAAAGAATAAGAAGCGTTTAACTGGCAAAGGCCCAACTCCTAAAGCTGAAGATCGTCCTTATCACGCAGCTGCAAAGCGCAAGAAAGCTGCTGAGAAAAAGGCAACTCGTTCTCCTTCTACGCGTTCAACTTCTCCGCGCGCAACAACGATGACTCGTTCTGCACCTTCTCGTGCACTACGTGGTGATCGTCCAAGAGGTGAAATCGTTGCAGGTCGTAACGCAGTACTAGAAGCATTACGTGAGGCAGTTCCAGCAACAGAATTATTAGTTGCTCGCAGCATTGATGTTGATGATCGTGTTGCTGAATCATTAAAGTTAGCACTTCACTTAGGTCTACCAATTCGCGAAGCACACCGCGCAGAAGTTGAAGGAATCTCACCTAATAGCCAGGGAATTGTTCTTGCTATTAAGCCTTACCAGTACTCATCATTTGAAGAAATCATGTCTCGTGCTAAAAATCCAGCACTCGTTGTTGCACTCGATGGTGTTACAGATCCACGTAACTTAGGTGCCATTGTTCGAAGCGCTGCAGCATTTGGCGCAGCAGGTGTTCTGATGACTGAGCGCCGCGCTGCTGCAATGACTGCATCTGCATGGAAGGCATCAGCTGGGGCAGCTGCCCGTATGCCAATTGCACAGGTAACAAATCTTGCTCGCACTATTGATGCAGCTAAGAAGATGGGCCTCTTTGTTGTTGGTTTAGATGGAGAATCAGAAGACACCATTGCTTCAATGAAGATTGCTGCAGAGCCAATCATGATTGTTGTTGGCAGTGAAGGTAAAGGCCTTGCACGTTTAACTCGCGAGAAGTGCGATCTTGTAATCTCTATTCCAATTAGTGCATCAACTGAGTCTTTGAACGCTTCAGTTGCAACATCAATTGCGCTCTTTCATATAGATCAGGCACGCCGTAAGGGGTAA
- a CDS encoding DUF4395 domain-containing protein — translation MTQETQIKQSTVIDARGPRFGAVITTAVLATALATSNLWVIVAQAIVFAIGAFRGPQFTPYALIFKNIVKPRLKSAVITEDVRPPQFAQSVGLIFALVAIAGSISGISGLFVVAVSFALAAAFLNAAFNFCLGCEMYLLLLRARKPQAS, via the coding sequence ATGACACAAGAAACTCAGATTAAGCAATCCACGGTGATTGATGCTCGTGGACCACGTTTTGGCGCAGTGATTACAACGGCAGTTTTAGCGACCGCCCTAGCAACTTCTAACCTCTGGGTTATCGTTGCGCAGGCAATTGTTTTTGCAATCGGTGCCTTTCGTGGTCCACAGTTCACTCCCTATGCGCTGATCTTCAAAAACATTGTTAAGCCACGTTTAAAGAGCGCAGTCATTACCGAAGATGTGCGCCCACCGCAGTTTGCACAAAGTGTTGGCCTGATATTTGCACTCGTTGCAATCGCTGGATCAATTAGCGGAATCTCTGGACTCTTTGTAGTTGCCGTTTCATTTGCACTTGCAGCAGCCTTCCTTAACGCTGCATTTAACTTCTGCCTAGGTTGCGAGATGTATTTGTTGCTCCTGCGCGCAAGAAAACCACAAGCCTCTTAA
- the cysS gene encoding cysteine--tRNA ligase, producing MSALNLYDTATREVGVFKPLIPGQVSMYVCGATVQSHPHIGHVRSAVNFDILRRWLTWSGYDVTFIRNVTDIDDKILHKAVHEKSPWWAVAMKYERIFTQAFASLNVLPPTYEPRATGHITQMIELMEKLIANGAAYAPGNGDVYLEVRKLKRYLTLSGQKLDDLQPAADADETYKKDPRDFALWKAAKPGDPSWPTPWGAGRPGWHLECSAMAHAYLGEAFDIHGGGLDLVFPHHENEIAQSEAAGYKFANRWLHNAWVTQAGEKMSKSLGNTLQVETILQRVRGIELRWYLGSAHYRSMLEYSEAALDESAVAFRRIENFLTRSVELLGTEPEPTITDAFCAAMNDDLAVPAGLASISENLRLGNQAITDGDKKAIAKNANEIRGALQILGCDPFDTNYPQSASGNVSAALDGVIQLALKERAAARERKDFAASDAIRDGLLALGITIEDTAQGPRWSMGEKS from the coding sequence ATGTCCGCACTCAATCTCTATGACACAGCAACCCGTGAAGTGGGCGTTTTTAAGCCACTGATCCCGGGTCAAGTCTCTATGTATGTGTGCGGTGCAACGGTTCAATCACATCCACATATTGGCCATGTTCGAAGCGCAGTTAACTTTGATATTTTGCGCCGCTGGCTTACCTGGTCTGGCTATGACGTTACTTTCATTAGAAACGTCACAGATATTGATGACAAGATTTTGCACAAAGCTGTTCACGAGAAATCACCATGGTGGGCAGTTGCCATGAAGTATGAGCGCATCTTTACGCAAGCCTTTGCCTCCTTAAATGTTTTGCCACCTACCTATGAACCACGGGCAACTGGCCACATCACTCAGATGATCGAATTGATGGAAAAACTTATTGCTAATGGCGCTGCCTATGCCCCAGGTAATGGTGATGTGTATTTAGAGGTGCGCAAGTTGAAGCGCTATTTAACTCTTTCAGGTCAAAAGCTTGATGATCTACAACCAGCTGCAGATGCTGATGAAACATATAAGAAAGATCCACGCGATTTCGCACTATGGAAAGCTGCAAAGCCTGGAGATCCATCATGGCCAACACCATGGGGAGCAGGTCGTCCTGGCTGGCACTTGGAATGTTCTGCAATGGCGCACGCCTATCTTGGTGAGGCATTTGATATTCATGGCGGCGGCTTAGATTTAGTTTTCCCTCACCATGAAAATGAGATTGCACAATCAGAGGCAGCTGGATATAAATTTGCTAACCGTTGGTTACATAACGCCTGGGTTACACAAGCCGGTGAAAAGATGAGTAAATCTCTTGGAAACACTTTGCAAGTTGAAACTATCTTGCAGCGTGTTCGTGGAATTGAACTACGTTGGTATTTAGGTAGTGCGCACTATCGCTCAATGCTGGAGTACTCAGAGGCAGCCCTCGATGAATCAGCTGTGGCATTTCGTCGTATTGAAAACTTCTTAACTCGCTCAGTTGAACTTCTTGGCACAGAGCCAGAGCCAACAATTACCGATGCCTTTTGCGCGGCAATGAATGATGATTTAGCTGTGCCAGCAGGATTGGCTTCAATCTCTGAGAACCTACGTCTTGGAAACCAAGCAATTACTGATGGTGATAAAAAGGCAATTGCAAAGAATGCCAATGAAATCCGCGGTGCTTTGCAGATTCTGGGCTGTGATCCCTTTGATACTAATTACCCACAAAGCGCATCAGGAAATGTCAGCGCAGCACTAGATGGAGTTATTCAGTTGGCATTGAAAGAGAGGGCAGCTGCACGTGAGCGTAAGGATTTCGCTGCATCAGATGCCATCCGTGATGGACTACTCGCTTTAGGAATTACAATTGAGGACACAGCACAAGGGCCGCGTTGGTCAATGGGAGAAAAGAGTTAA
- a CDS encoding FABP family protein, producing the protein MVFTIPEGLHPDLNPLAWLVGTWRGKGRGEYPNIEGFEFAHEVVFNHDGRNFLNYFSRSWILDADGEIVRPGASEVGFWRVQPNNVLEVLISHSTGITEGWVGTFDGPKIQLVMDQGYSAPSAKIVTAGVRLYGLVAGELFYAYDMAAEGQELQAHVWSSLPRSAE; encoded by the coding sequence ATGGTTTTCACAATCCCTGAAGGATTGCATCCAGATTTAAATCCACTTGCCTGGCTAGTTGGCACATGGCGCGGCAAGGGCCGTGGTGAGTATCCAAATATCGAAGGCTTTGAGTTTGCCCATGAAGTTGTCTTTAATCATGATGGACGTAATTTTCTCAATTACTTCTCTCGCTCATGGATATTAGATGCTGATGGAGAGATAGTTCGCCCGGGTGCATCTGAAGTAGGTTTTTGGCGCGTGCAACCTAATAATGTTTTAGAGGTATTGATTTCACATTCAACTGGAATTACTGAAGGTTGGGTTGGAACCTTTGATGGTCCCAAGATTCAATTAGTAATGGATCAGGGCTATTCCGCGCCTTCTGCCAAGATTGTTACAGCAGGTGTTCGCCTCTATGGTCTTGTTGCTGGTGAACTCTTTTATGCCTATGACATGGCAGCTGAGGGACAAGAGCTCCAAGCACATGTGTGGTCATCTCTGCCACGTTCAGCCGAATGA